One part of the Glycine soja cultivar W05 unplaced genomic scaffold, ASM419377v2 Super-Scaffold_120, whole genome shotgun sequence genome encodes these proteins:
- the LOC114404071 gene encoding cytochrome b561 and DOMON domain-containing protein At4g12980-like, translated as MASPPPPPSLLLLFLTLVAATASSLTCTTQKLTDSKNNLYSNCLDLPALDSFLHWTHDPTNASLSVAFAAAPPNSGGWVSWGINPTAIGMQGAQVLAAYKADNGAVTVKTLDLKSYTAIVPGKLSFDVWDVRGEEVRGVIRIFATVKVPEKVESVNHVWQVGPSVTAGRIDRHDFGPSNMNSKGVLSFNGAQVGGGAVDPITIKKNIHGILNAVSWGVLFPLGVIIARYMRTFPSADPAWFYLHVGCQVSAYAIGVAGWGTGMKLGSESVGIQYRSHRYIGIALFCFATLQIFALFLRPVKDHKYRYIWNIYHHSVGYSIVILGIINIFRGFSILHPDQKWKSTYTAVLIALGAVALFLEVITWIVVLKRKSYKSTKTYDGYNNGQSREEPLNI; from the exons ATGGCGTCGCCGCCGCCACCACCTtctctcctcctcctcttcctcacCCTCGTCGCCGCCACGGCTTCCTCCCTCACCTGCACCACCCAAAAGCTCACGGACTCCAAGAACAACCTCTACTCCAACTGCCTGGACCTGCCCGCGCTCGATTCCTTCCTCCACTGGACTCACGACCCCACCAACGCCTCCCTCTCGGTGGCCTTCGCGGCGGCGCCGCCCAACTCCGGCGGCTGGGTGTCCTGGGGGATCAACCCCACCGCTATCGGCATGCAGGGGGCGCAGGTGCTGGCCGCGTACAAAGCCGACAACGGCGCCGTCACCGTGAAAACCCTCGACCTTAAATCCTACACCGCCATTGTTCCGGGGAAGCTGTCGTTCGACGTGTGGGACGTGAGGGGGGAGGAGGTTAGGGGTGTGATTAGGATTTTCGCGACGGTTAAGGTTCCGGAGAAGGTGGAGAGTGTGAACCACGTGTGGCAGGTGGGGCCCTCTGTCACGGCGGGGAGGATTGACAGGCATGACTTTGGTCCCTCCAATATGAATTCGAAGGGCGTTCTTAGCTTCAACGGGGCGCAAGTTGGTGGTGGTGCCGTCGACCCCATTACCATTAAGAAAAAT ATTCATGGAATTCTAAATGCTGTGAGTTGGGGCGTTCTGTTTCCCCTTGGAGTGATCATAGCAAGGTATATGAGAACTTTCCCATCTGCAGATCCAGCTTGGTTCTATCTTCATGTTGGTTGCCAGGTATCTGCTTACGCCATTGGGGTTGCTGGCTGGGGAACTGGCATGAAACTTGGAAGCGAATCAGTGGGGATTCAATATAGAAGTCATCGCTATATTGGAATTGCCCTCTTTTGTTTTGCAACACTACAG ATTTTTGCATTGTTCCTGAGGCCAGTGAAGGATCACAAGTATAGGTACATCTGGAACATATATCACCACAGCGTCGGATACAGCATAGTTATCCTGGGAATCATCAACATCTTCAGGGGCTTTAGCATCTTGCATCCTGATCAGAAATGGAAATCAACTTACACTGCAGTTCTTATTGCACTTGGTGCAGTTGCCTTGTTCTTGGAAGTGATCACATGGATTGTTGTGTTGAAGAGAAAGTCTTACAAGTCCACCAAAACCTATGATGGATACAACAATGGACAATCTAGGGAAGAGCCCcttaacatataa